The proteins below are encoded in one region of Drosophila santomea strain STO CAGO 1482 chromosome 2R, Prin_Dsan_1.1, whole genome shotgun sequence:
- the LOC120444526 gene encoding meiosis regulator and mRNA stability factor 1 isoform X1 yields the protein MGERFYRCWPCDRNGKGENLFYVMENSEPMLHQQLPTLSPTTALYSNFNKPSEAGAAEGPRFNKTGSHVHSPYVGDGQVKKTSELLSSRSHLNLFQYVRTMSNTTFNSRNRYIPYYNNRSYTTSATALSMSSTPLINSHTQIKEQQCAASYQTIVPLYQTTNHCAQQQTKLPLVTPFLDNSFAESNTCSMADIASRNIQINTIPTNVLLPCSRPTTTAVAIQRSASEEGGDKEGHSSAKITEMSDLVTLQITNLDYSLDESHLRSFLLNQLKPITPVVSLLFEGSSYAKVTVPDLYFAKQVVSNLHRKKIGHKRMLVSYTRDSSLTEVNTLRCQVAGLLKDVPFNTLPMYKFRELFQSRFKTSISVLDLYKMQDICNINSDNNEEKFISLNPELVNTLDISPLMEGLQHSVPYCSIHFKKEQHKGWAEQEIEPLPNVFMSISEIQKLIYPLLKVHTGDIPVATLLHCIKEVLNVSIMANENGVNLEHLICCVQGIQVRANNFGIKILGWLEINKEMQSGTFNASSCSLTASDRMNCGSYFKNAVADPLFQISREVIELLKMSPKSTMKFNRFIPAYHNHFGKQCRVADYGYTKLIELFEALSNVVQIMGDGENRQITLTHRIQIRRFTSDLLRVLRVNGNNSVLLSQLPLVFTQTQNKTFDITDYGVCDLIDILDGLVSSNIVTLGTVQNGKDILISMPKRKQTNSEMEKTCVFAGEMIELFQNALQYTISFQKFVRSYHYHFAYQCRLSDYGFLKLADLLDAINGLVEMELTTDEDKKIVLSPKMARRVFSEQCENLIRNATGNPSHCMKLDQVLIMHKKKYGYQIKPKTLGVSDMAMAVELMPYVELKKKEQTIWIICHNNDLEFRFLCYRVCKYVIERDPYVPALTNVRGEVKIPQSQQFLKAIHKSTLVRDFNAEHKDQLSESALLAMQHAIEIYNDGGIQCIRLTRFMRFLIAIVRMLEQRPSMYLYEIKNGLNCGLGTTFEFGFPNLYSVITAHKELFRINNGPTQERSEVFISTNCELRQSSFGKDQYMLESQNQPYYKNQAQRSFHSHFGEYNGLPISQPTQKRSATFNNYSTFQTFHADSDLLNLPENRFPSRTISSLPNSFGSALDSGSLSNSYSNKENSMKSLQLFNSSFNSSSELNVTLGAGDLTNISAETTIPADTSYDQQSELWRRRQKNLNHRNSSNFPKLDNGNDGPYVMGNCIALGSIYEPTKYGAQTKEKLPFWIDPIWSKGSEQLSHDILNIRIPKAKTTKPFSTILSPYTISKNENLKRQLFNFDNHDRKIA from the exons ATGCTGGCCGTGTGATAGAAACGGAAAAGGCGAAAACTTATTTTACGTAATGGAGAATTCCGAGCCCATGCTTCATCAACAGCTACCAACATTATCGCCGACCACCGCCCTATACTCGAACTTTAATAAACCTTCggaagcaggagcagcagaaggaCCACGTTTTAATAAAACTGGGTCACACGTCCATAGCCCGTATGTAGGCGATGGTCAAGTGAAAAAAACTTCTGAACTCTTATCTTCTCGCAGCCACCTGAATCTGTTCCAATATGTTCGTACCATGTCGAACACCACGTTCAACAGCCGCAACCGATATATTCCGTACTATAACAATCGTTCCTACACCACTTCGGCAACTGCTCTCTCTATGTCGAGTACTCCCCTGATCAACAGCCATACGCAGATCAAAGAGCAACAATGTGCAGCGTCTTATCAAACGATTGTTCCGCTTTATCAGACCACAAACCACTGTGCGCAGCAACAGACAAAATTGCCATTGGTGACTCCATTCCTAGACAATTCATTCGCTGAAAGCAACACTTGCTCCATGGCCGACATTGCCTCTCGCAACATTCAAATTAATACGATTCCGACTAATGTATTGTTGCCTTGCTCCAGGCCTACAACAACCGCGGTGGCCATCCAAAGGTCAGCCAGCGAAGAAGGTGGAGATAAGGAAGGTCATTCTTCTGCCAAGATTACAGAGATGAGCGATTTGGTAACTTTGCAGATCACCAACTTGGATTACTCGCTTGACGAATCACATCTACGCAGCTTTCTACTTAATCAGCTTAAGCCCATTACGCCTGTTGTGTCACTTCTCTTTGAGGGAAGCTCCTATGCCAAAGTCACAGTTCCTGATCTTTAC TTCGCAAAGCAGGTCGTCTCTAATTTGCATCGTAAGAAGATTGGTCACAAGCGCATGCTGGTCAGTTATACTCGCGATTCCTCCCTAACAGAGGTCAACACACTACGCTGTCAGGTCGCAGGACTTCTAAAG GATGTCCCGTTCAACACCCTCCCAATGTATAAGTTCAGAGAACTCTTTCAGTCGCGCTTTAAAACCTCAATCAGTGTTTTAGATTTATACAAAATGCAAGACATATGTAACATTAACTCGGACAACAATGAGGAAAAGTTTATCAGCTTAAATCCTGAATTGGTAAACACACTCGATATATCCCCCTTAATGGAAGGACTCCAACATAGTGTTCCTTACTGCagtattcattttaaaaaggaACAGCACAAAGGATGGGCCGAGCAGGAAATCGAGCCACTACCGAATGTCTTCATGAGCATTTCGGAAATtcagaaattaatttatcCACTCCTCAAGGTACATACGGGCGACATTCCAGTGGCTACCCTTCTTCACTGCATCAAAGAAGTGCTTAATGTATCAATAATGGCCAATGAAAATGGCGTCAACTTGGAGCATTTGATCTGCTGTGTGCAGGGAATTCAAGTTCGGGCAAACAATTTTGGCATTAAAATTCTTGGATGGTtagaaataaacaaagaaatgCAATCAGGAACTTTTAATGCCAGTTCATGTAGCCTAACTGCCAGTGATCGCATGAATTGTGGAAGTTATTTCAAAAACGCAGTTGCCGATCCGCTTTTCCAAATTTCCCGCGAAGTTATAGAGCTGTTAAAGATGTCACCAAAATCAACTATGAAATTCAACCGTTTTATTCCAGCCTATCACAATCACTTCGGAAAGCAATGTCGAGTTGCAGACTATGGCTATACAAAATTAATCGAATTGTTTGAGGCATTGTCAAACGTTGTTCAAATTATGGGAGACGGTGAAAATCGTCAAATTACGCTTACCCACCGTATTCAAATACGCAGGTTTACATCAGACTTATTGCGGGTTTTACGCGTAAATGGTAACAACTCAGTTCTGCTTTCGCAGTTGCCGTTAGTTTTTACGCAGACCCAAAATAAGACATTTGACATCACTGATTATGGAGTGTGCGACCTTATAGACATTCTAGACGGCTTAGTAAGCTCCAATATCGTAACTTTAGGCACTGTACAGAACGGAAAAGATATTCTTATATCAATGCCAAAACGCAAACAGACTAAcagtgaaatggaaaaaacgTGTGTGTTCGCTGGCGAAATGATCGAGCTCTTTCAAAACGCTCTTCAGTACACAATTTCATTTCAGAAGTTTGTACGCTCCTATCATTATCACTTTGCATACCAATGTCGTTTAAGTGACTACGGCTTTCTAAAACTGGCCGATCTTTTAGATGCAATTAATGGTTTAGTGGAAATGGAGTTGACAACTGATGAGGACAAGAAAATTGTTCTCTCGCCAAAAATGGCTAGAAGAGTTTTCTCTGAACAATGTGAGAACCTAATTCGCAATGCAACAGGAAACCCATCGCACTGTATGAAGCTAGATCAGGTGCTCATAATGCACAAAAAGAAATATGGCTACCAAATTAAACCGAAAACTTTAGGGGTTTCGGATATGGCTATGGCAGTTGAGCTGATGCCTTACGTcgagctgaaaaaaaaagagcagaCCATTTGGATCATTTGCCACAATAACGATCTTGAGTTTCGTTTTCTTTGCTACAGGGTGTGTAAGTATGTCATTGAGAGGGATCCTTACGTACCAGCTTTAACAAACGTTAGAGGGGAAGTTAAGATACCTCAATCtcaacaatttttaaaagcgATTCACAAAAGCACATTAGTTAGAGATTTCAATGCTGAACATAAGGACCAGCTGTCAGAGTCAGCTCTTTTAGCCATGCAACATGCTATTGAg ATATACAATGATGGTGGCATACAGTGCATTCGTCTAACCCGTTTCATGAggtttttaattgccattgTACGTATGCTTGAACAGCGACCAAGCATGTATCTGTATGAGATCAAGAATGGTTTAAACTGTGGCCTTGGCACCACTTTTGAATTTGGATTCCCAAACCTATATTCAGTGATTACAGCACATAAAGAACTATTCAGGATTAACAATGGACCAACGCAAGAAAGAAGTGAGGTTTTCATCAGTACTAACTGTGAGC TTCGACAAAGTTCCTTTGGCAAAGACCAGTACATGCTGGAATCCCAGAATCAACCATATTATAAAAATCAAGCACAACGGAGCTTTCATAGTCACTTTGGGGAGTATAATGGACTTCCAATCAGTCAGCCCACCCAGAAACGAAGCGCAACATTCAACAATTATTCTACATTCCAAACATTCCATGCCGATAGCGACCTACTTAATCTGCCAGAAAATCGTTTTCCGTCAAGAACCATCTCATCATTGCCTAATAGTTTCGGATCAGCTCTGGACAGTGGTAGTCTTTCCAATAGTTACAGCAACAAGGAAAACTCTATGAAATCTCTTCAGTTATTTAACAGTTCATTTAACTCGTCTAGCGAGCTAAATGTCACTCTAGGAGCAGGAGATCTAACAAACATATCTGCAGAAACAACTATCCCAGCCGACACTTCATATGATCAACAATCCGAACTTTGGCGTAGACGTCAAAAAAACTTGAATCACCGCAATTCATCAAATTTTCCCAAATTAGATAATGGAAATGACGGTCCTTACGTCATGGGAAATTGCATCGCACTAGGATCCATTTATGAGCCAACGAAGTATGGGGCTCAAACAAAAGAG aaattaCCCTTTTGGATTGATCCCATTTGGAGCAAAGGGTCGGAACAGCTTAGTCATGACATACTTAACATTCGAATACCCAAGGCCAAAACAACTAAACCGTTTTCCACCATACTCTCACCATACACCAtttcgaaaaatgaaaatttaaagcgacaattgtttaattttgataatCACGATCGTAAAATAGCTTAA
- the LOC120444526 gene encoding meiosis regulator and mRNA stability factor 1 isoform X3 yields the protein MENSEPMLHQQLPTLSPTTALYSNFNKPSEAGAAEGPRFNKTGSHVHSPYVGDGQVKKTSELLSSRSHLNLFQYVRTMSNTTFNSRNRYIPYYNNRSYTTSATALSMSSTPLINSHTQIKEQQCAASYQTIVPLYQTTNHCAQQQTKLPLVTPFLDNSFAESNTCSMADIASRNIQINTIPTNVLLPCSRPTTTAVAIQRSASEEGGDKEGHSSAKITEMSDLVTLQITNLDYSLDESHLRSFLLNQLKPITPVVSLLFEGSSYAKVTVPDLYFAKQVVSNLHRKKIGHKRMLVSYTRDSSLTEVNTLRCQVAGLLKDVPFNTLPMYKFRELFQSRFKTSISVLDLYKMQDICNINSDNNEEKFISLNPELVNTLDISPLMEGLQHSVPYCSIHFKKEQHKGWAEQEIEPLPNVFMSISEIQKLIYPLLKVHTGDIPVATLLHCIKEVLNVSIMANENGVNLEHLICCVQGIQVRANNFGIKILGWLEINKEMQSGTFNASSCSLTASDRMNCGSYFKNAVADPLFQISREVIELLKMSPKSTMKFNRFIPAYHNHFGKQCRVADYGYTKLIELFEALSNVVQIMGDGENRQITLTHRIQIRRFTSDLLRVLRVNGNNSVLLSQLPLVFTQTQNKTFDITDYGVCDLIDILDGLVSSNIVTLGTVQNGKDILISMPKRKQTNSEMEKTCVFAGEMIELFQNALQYTISFQKFVRSYHYHFAYQCRLSDYGFLKLADLLDAINGLVEMELTTDEDKKIVLSPKMARRVFSEQCENLIRNATGNPSHCMKLDQVLIMHKKKYGYQIKPKTLGVSDMAMAVELMPYVELKKKEQTIWIICHNNDLEFRFLCYRVCKYVIERDPYVPALTNVRGEVKIPQSQQFLKAIHKSTLVRDFNAEHKDQLSESALLAMQHAIEIYNDGGIQCIRLTRFMRFLIAIVRMLEQRPSMYLYEIKNGLNCGLGTTFEFGFPNLYSVITAHKELFRINNGPTQERSEVFISTNCELRQSSFGKDQYMLESQNQPYYKNQAQRSFHSHFGEYNGLPISQPTQKRSATFNNYSTFQTFHADSDLLNLPENRFPSRTISSLPNSFGSALDSGSLSNSYSNKENSMKSLQLFNSSFNSSSELNVTLGAGDLTNISAETTIPADTSYDQQSELWRRRQKNLNHRNSSNFPKLDNGNDGPYVMGNCIALGSIYEPTKYGAQTKEKLPFWIDPIWSKGSEQLSHDILNIRIPKAKTTKPFSTILSPYTISKNENLKRQLFNFDNHDRKIA from the exons ATGGAGAATTCCGAGCCCATGCTTCATCAACAGCTACCAACATTATCGCCGACCACCGCCCTATACTCGAACTTTAATAAACCTTCggaagcaggagcagcagaaggaCCACGTTTTAATAAAACTGGGTCACACGTCCATAGCCCGTATGTAGGCGATGGTCAAGTGAAAAAAACTTCTGAACTCTTATCTTCTCGCAGCCACCTGAATCTGTTCCAATATGTTCGTACCATGTCGAACACCACGTTCAACAGCCGCAACCGATATATTCCGTACTATAACAATCGTTCCTACACCACTTCGGCAACTGCTCTCTCTATGTCGAGTACTCCCCTGATCAACAGCCATACGCAGATCAAAGAGCAACAATGTGCAGCGTCTTATCAAACGATTGTTCCGCTTTATCAGACCACAAACCACTGTGCGCAGCAACAGACAAAATTGCCATTGGTGACTCCATTCCTAGACAATTCATTCGCTGAAAGCAACACTTGCTCCATGGCCGACATTGCCTCTCGCAACATTCAAATTAATACGATTCCGACTAATGTATTGTTGCCTTGCTCCAGGCCTACAACAACCGCGGTGGCCATCCAAAGGTCAGCCAGCGAAGAAGGTGGAGATAAGGAAGGTCATTCTTCTGCCAAGATTACAGAGATGAGCGATTTGGTAACTTTGCAGATCACCAACTTGGATTACTCGCTTGACGAATCACATCTACGCAGCTTTCTACTTAATCAGCTTAAGCCCATTACGCCTGTTGTGTCACTTCTCTTTGAGGGAAGCTCCTATGCCAAAGTCACAGTTCCTGATCTTTAC TTCGCAAAGCAGGTCGTCTCTAATTTGCATCGTAAGAAGATTGGTCACAAGCGCATGCTGGTCAGTTATACTCGCGATTCCTCCCTAACAGAGGTCAACACACTACGCTGTCAGGTCGCAGGACTTCTAAAG GATGTCCCGTTCAACACCCTCCCAATGTATAAGTTCAGAGAACTCTTTCAGTCGCGCTTTAAAACCTCAATCAGTGTTTTAGATTTATACAAAATGCAAGACATATGTAACATTAACTCGGACAACAATGAGGAAAAGTTTATCAGCTTAAATCCTGAATTGGTAAACACACTCGATATATCCCCCTTAATGGAAGGACTCCAACATAGTGTTCCTTACTGCagtattcattttaaaaaggaACAGCACAAAGGATGGGCCGAGCAGGAAATCGAGCCACTACCGAATGTCTTCATGAGCATTTCGGAAATtcagaaattaatttatcCACTCCTCAAGGTACATACGGGCGACATTCCAGTGGCTACCCTTCTTCACTGCATCAAAGAAGTGCTTAATGTATCAATAATGGCCAATGAAAATGGCGTCAACTTGGAGCATTTGATCTGCTGTGTGCAGGGAATTCAAGTTCGGGCAAACAATTTTGGCATTAAAATTCTTGGATGGTtagaaataaacaaagaaatgCAATCAGGAACTTTTAATGCCAGTTCATGTAGCCTAACTGCCAGTGATCGCATGAATTGTGGAAGTTATTTCAAAAACGCAGTTGCCGATCCGCTTTTCCAAATTTCCCGCGAAGTTATAGAGCTGTTAAAGATGTCACCAAAATCAACTATGAAATTCAACCGTTTTATTCCAGCCTATCACAATCACTTCGGAAAGCAATGTCGAGTTGCAGACTATGGCTATACAAAATTAATCGAATTGTTTGAGGCATTGTCAAACGTTGTTCAAATTATGGGAGACGGTGAAAATCGTCAAATTACGCTTACCCACCGTATTCAAATACGCAGGTTTACATCAGACTTATTGCGGGTTTTACGCGTAAATGGTAACAACTCAGTTCTGCTTTCGCAGTTGCCGTTAGTTTTTACGCAGACCCAAAATAAGACATTTGACATCACTGATTATGGAGTGTGCGACCTTATAGACATTCTAGACGGCTTAGTAAGCTCCAATATCGTAACTTTAGGCACTGTACAGAACGGAAAAGATATTCTTATATCAATGCCAAAACGCAAACAGACTAAcagtgaaatggaaaaaacgTGTGTGTTCGCTGGCGAAATGATCGAGCTCTTTCAAAACGCTCTTCAGTACACAATTTCATTTCAGAAGTTTGTACGCTCCTATCATTATCACTTTGCATACCAATGTCGTTTAAGTGACTACGGCTTTCTAAAACTGGCCGATCTTTTAGATGCAATTAATGGTTTAGTGGAAATGGAGTTGACAACTGATGAGGACAAGAAAATTGTTCTCTCGCCAAAAATGGCTAGAAGAGTTTTCTCTGAACAATGTGAGAACCTAATTCGCAATGCAACAGGAAACCCATCGCACTGTATGAAGCTAGATCAGGTGCTCATAATGCACAAAAAGAAATATGGCTACCAAATTAAACCGAAAACTTTAGGGGTTTCGGATATGGCTATGGCAGTTGAGCTGATGCCTTACGTcgagctgaaaaaaaaagagcagaCCATTTGGATCATTTGCCACAATAACGATCTTGAGTTTCGTTTTCTTTGCTACAGGGTGTGTAAGTATGTCATTGAGAGGGATCCTTACGTACCAGCTTTAACAAACGTTAGAGGGGAAGTTAAGATACCTCAATCtcaacaatttttaaaagcgATTCACAAAAGCACATTAGTTAGAGATTTCAATGCTGAACATAAGGACCAGCTGTCAGAGTCAGCTCTTTTAGCCATGCAACATGCTATTGAg ATATACAATGATGGTGGCATACAGTGCATTCGTCTAACCCGTTTCATGAggtttttaattgccattgTACGTATGCTTGAACAGCGACCAAGCATGTATCTGTATGAGATCAAGAATGGTTTAAACTGTGGCCTTGGCACCACTTTTGAATTTGGATTCCCAAACCTATATTCAGTGATTACAGCACATAAAGAACTATTCAGGATTAACAATGGACCAACGCAAGAAAGAAGTGAGGTTTTCATCAGTACTAACTGTGAGC TTCGACAAAGTTCCTTTGGCAAAGACCAGTACATGCTGGAATCCCAGAATCAACCATATTATAAAAATCAAGCACAACGGAGCTTTCATAGTCACTTTGGGGAGTATAATGGACTTCCAATCAGTCAGCCCACCCAGAAACGAAGCGCAACATTCAACAATTATTCTACATTCCAAACATTCCATGCCGATAGCGACCTACTTAATCTGCCAGAAAATCGTTTTCCGTCAAGAACCATCTCATCATTGCCTAATAGTTTCGGATCAGCTCTGGACAGTGGTAGTCTTTCCAATAGTTACAGCAACAAGGAAAACTCTATGAAATCTCTTCAGTTATTTAACAGTTCATTTAACTCGTCTAGCGAGCTAAATGTCACTCTAGGAGCAGGAGATCTAACAAACATATCTGCAGAAACAACTATCCCAGCCGACACTTCATATGATCAACAATCCGAACTTTGGCGTAGACGTCAAAAAAACTTGAATCACCGCAATTCATCAAATTTTCCCAAATTAGATAATGGAAATGACGGTCCTTACGTCATGGGAAATTGCATCGCACTAGGATCCATTTATGAGCCAACGAAGTATGGGGCTCAAACAAAAGAG aaattaCCCTTTTGGATTGATCCCATTTGGAGCAAAGGGTCGGAACAGCTTAGTCATGACATACTTAACATTCGAATACCCAAGGCCAAAACAACTAAACCGTTTTCCACCATACTCTCACCATACACCAtttcgaaaaatgaaaatttaaagcgacaattgtttaattttgataatCACGATCGTAAAATAGCTTAA
- the LOC120444526 gene encoding meiosis regulator and mRNA stability factor 1 isoform X5: MLVSYTRDSSLTEVNTLRCQVAGLLKDVPFNTLPMYKFRELFQSRFKTSISVLDLYKMQDICNINSDNNEEKFISLNPELVNTLDISPLMEGLQHSVPYCSIHFKKEQHKGWAEQEIEPLPNVFMSISEIQKLIYPLLKVHTGDIPVATLLHCIKEVLNVSIMANENGVNLEHLICCVQGIQVRANNFGIKILGWLEINKEMQSGTFNASSCSLTASDRMNCGSYFKNAVADPLFQISREVIELLKMSPKSTMKFNRFIPAYHNHFGKQCRVADYGYTKLIELFEALSNVVQIMGDGENRQITLTHRIQIRRFTSDLLRVLRVNGNNSVLLSQLPLVFTQTQNKTFDITDYGVCDLIDILDGLVSSNIVTLGTVQNGKDILISMPKRKQTNSEMEKTCVFAGEMIELFQNALQYTISFQKFVRSYHYHFAYQCRLSDYGFLKLADLLDAINGLVEMELTTDEDKKIVLSPKMARRVFSEQCENLIRNATGNPSHCMKLDQVLIMHKKKYGYQIKPKTLGVSDMAMAVELMPYVELKKKEQTIWIICHNNDLEFRFLCYRVCKYVIERDPYVPALTNVRGEVKIPQSQQFLKAIHKSTLVRDFNAEHKDQLSESALLAMQHAIEIYNDGGIQCIRLTRFMRFLIAIVRMLEQRPSMYLYEIKNGLNCGLGTTFEFGFPNLYSVITAHKELFRINNGPTQERSEVFISTNCELRQSSFGKDQYMLESQNQPYYKNQAQRSFHSHFGEYNGLPISQPTQKRSATFNNYSTFQTFHADSDLLNLPENRFPSRTISSLPNSFGSALDSGSLSNSYSNKENSMKSLQLFNSSFNSSSELNVTLGAGDLTNISAETTIPADTSYDQQSELWRRRQKNLNHRNSSNFPKLDNGNDGPYVMGNCIALGSIYEPTKYGAQTKEKLPFWIDPIWSKGSEQLSHDILNIRIPKAKTTKPFSTILSPYTISKNENLKRQLFNFDNHDRKIA, encoded by the exons ATGCTGGTCAGTTATACTCGCGATTCCTCCCTAACAGAGGTCAACACACTACGCTGTCAGGTCGCAGGACTTCTAAAG GATGTCCCGTTCAACACCCTCCCAATGTATAAGTTCAGAGAACTCTTTCAGTCGCGCTTTAAAACCTCAATCAGTGTTTTAGATTTATACAAAATGCAAGACATATGTAACATTAACTCGGACAACAATGAGGAAAAGTTTATCAGCTTAAATCCTGAATTGGTAAACACACTCGATATATCCCCCTTAATGGAAGGACTCCAACATAGTGTTCCTTACTGCagtattcattttaaaaaggaACAGCACAAAGGATGGGCCGAGCAGGAAATCGAGCCACTACCGAATGTCTTCATGAGCATTTCGGAAATtcagaaattaatttatcCACTCCTCAAGGTACATACGGGCGACATTCCAGTGGCTACCCTTCTTCACTGCATCAAAGAAGTGCTTAATGTATCAATAATGGCCAATGAAAATGGCGTCAACTTGGAGCATTTGATCTGCTGTGTGCAGGGAATTCAAGTTCGGGCAAACAATTTTGGCATTAAAATTCTTGGATGGTtagaaataaacaaagaaatgCAATCAGGAACTTTTAATGCCAGTTCATGTAGCCTAACTGCCAGTGATCGCATGAATTGTGGAAGTTATTTCAAAAACGCAGTTGCCGATCCGCTTTTCCAAATTTCCCGCGAAGTTATAGAGCTGTTAAAGATGTCACCAAAATCAACTATGAAATTCAACCGTTTTATTCCAGCCTATCACAATCACTTCGGAAAGCAATGTCGAGTTGCAGACTATGGCTATACAAAATTAATCGAATTGTTTGAGGCATTGTCAAACGTTGTTCAAATTATGGGAGACGGTGAAAATCGTCAAATTACGCTTACCCACCGTATTCAAATACGCAGGTTTACATCAGACTTATTGCGGGTTTTACGCGTAAATGGTAACAACTCAGTTCTGCTTTCGCAGTTGCCGTTAGTTTTTACGCAGACCCAAAATAAGACATTTGACATCACTGATTATGGAGTGTGCGACCTTATAGACATTCTAGACGGCTTAGTAAGCTCCAATATCGTAACTTTAGGCACTGTACAGAACGGAAAAGATATTCTTATATCAATGCCAAAACGCAAACAGACTAAcagtgaaatggaaaaaacgTGTGTGTTCGCTGGCGAAATGATCGAGCTCTTTCAAAACGCTCTTCAGTACACAATTTCATTTCAGAAGTTTGTACGCTCCTATCATTATCACTTTGCATACCAATGTCGTTTAAGTGACTACGGCTTTCTAAAACTGGCCGATCTTTTAGATGCAATTAATGGTTTAGTGGAAATGGAGTTGACAACTGATGAGGACAAGAAAATTGTTCTCTCGCCAAAAATGGCTAGAAGAGTTTTCTCTGAACAATGTGAGAACCTAATTCGCAATGCAACAGGAAACCCATCGCACTGTATGAAGCTAGATCAGGTGCTCATAATGCACAAAAAGAAATATGGCTACCAAATTAAACCGAAAACTTTAGGGGTTTCGGATATGGCTATGGCAGTTGAGCTGATGCCTTACGTcgagctgaaaaaaaaagagcagaCCATTTGGATCATTTGCCACAATAACGATCTTGAGTTTCGTTTTCTTTGCTACAGGGTGTGTAAGTATGTCATTGAGAGGGATCCTTACGTACCAGCTTTAACAAACGTTAGAGGGGAAGTTAAGATACCTCAATCtcaacaatttttaaaagcgATTCACAAAAGCACATTAGTTAGAGATTTCAATGCTGAACATAAGGACCAGCTGTCAGAGTCAGCTCTTTTAGCCATGCAACATGCTATTGAg ATATACAATGATGGTGGCATACAGTGCATTCGTCTAACCCGTTTCATGAggtttttaattgccattgTACGTATGCTTGAACAGCGACCAAGCATGTATCTGTATGAGATCAAGAATGGTTTAAACTGTGGCCTTGGCACCACTTTTGAATTTGGATTCCCAAACCTATATTCAGTGATTACAGCACATAAAGAACTATTCAGGATTAACAATGGACCAACGCAAGAAAGAAGTGAGGTTTTCATCAGTACTAACTGTGAGC TTCGACAAAGTTCCTTTGGCAAAGACCAGTACATGCTGGAATCCCAGAATCAACCATATTATAAAAATCAAGCACAACGGAGCTTTCATAGTCACTTTGGGGAGTATAATGGACTTCCAATCAGTCAGCCCACCCAGAAACGAAGCGCAACATTCAACAATTATTCTACATTCCAAACATTCCATGCCGATAGCGACCTACTTAATCTGCCAGAAAATCGTTTTCCGTCAAGAACCATCTCATCATTGCCTAATAGTTTCGGATCAGCTCTGGACAGTGGTAGTCTTTCCAATAGTTACAGCAACAAGGAAAACTCTATGAAATCTCTTCAGTTATTTAACAGTTCATTTAACTCGTCTAGCGAGCTAAATGTCACTCTAGGAGCAGGAGATCTAACAAACATATCTGCAGAAACAACTATCCCAGCCGACACTTCATATGATCAACAATCCGAACTTTGGCGTAGACGTCAAAAAAACTTGAATCACCGCAATTCATCAAATTTTCCCAAATTAGATAATGGAAATGACGGTCCTTACGTCATGGGAAATTGCATCGCACTAGGATCCATTTATGAGCCAACGAAGTATGGGGCTCAAACAAAAGAG aaattaCCCTTTTGGATTGATCCCATTTGGAGCAAAGGGTCGGAACAGCTTAGTCATGACATACTTAACATTCGAATACCCAAGGCCAAAACAACTAAACCGTTTTCCACCATACTCTCACCATACACCAtttcgaaaaatgaaaatttaaagcgacaattgtttaattttgataatCACGATCGTAAAATAGCTTAA